CTGGAAAAGCGAAGAACGCTGCCATACGAGCCGGTTGGCCCTTGAAACTCCCGATGTGGAACGTGATGTAGCGGTAGACGACAGCGTCCTTTTCCCATTCCCGCACAACTCTGGTATCGAGCGGGTCTGTTCGGGGATCGAAGTCGGCAAAGAGTTCCTTGACTGTAGTGGGGACTTTGGGTTCGTCAGCGGCCATGTCTATGCACGAGAAGAGGCCGACAACGGTGGTGATGATCCAGACACGATTCACTTGTATGCCTTACTGAAAACCACGATTTTCACTTGGACGGAAACATTGAGCGTACTGAGTTCTTCGACCATCAGTGTGTTCGTATCTTCGTGATTGAAGCCACCAGAGCCAACCCATACCTGCGGATCTCCTTGATGGAGCCGCTCTGACATGCTTCCTGAATACATCTGGCACGCCTTGCGGCAGCAGCCAACCCAGAGTGATGTTGTGTTTCCAGACGGTGATGATTACTTCTACTCGCTGATTGAACAGATCTCCCCGAACAATAGCGATCTTGTTCGGTGATCCGTTGCAAAAGCTTCTGGTACATTTCCGGAGCGGATGTATTCGGCGTTATTTCGGGGATGGTATTCGGAGACTGCAGCACGGACATGGTGGCGCAGGTGCAAACAATTGAACTCAGGGACGGTGGCGTCCTGCTGTACGACGAGATGTTTCTGCCTGCTGAACTGGCTGATCGCTACTTCGTCACGGTCAGGGGTGAGTGCCTCTGGGAGCAGAAGCCTGGGATCTTCGGACATATGCAGCCACGGCTGATTGCTTCCTTCGGTGATGAAGGCGTTACCTATCGATATTCAGGAACAACCAACATTGCTCTTCCCTGGACCAGGACATTGCTGGAGATCAAAGAGAAGATTGAGGCCATTCATGGACAGTACAATTACTGTCTGCTGAACCGCTATCGTTCTGGCCAGGATAGTATGGGGATGCACGCCGATAATGAGCCTGAAATGGGAAATGTGATTGGCTCCGTGTCGTTGGGGGCGACTCGGAAATTTCGTATCAAACATAACAAGTCCAAAGAGACGATGACATTCTCACTGGCTCACGGTTCGCTTCTGATCATGGCCGGAACTATGCAACAGTTTTGGAAGCACGAGATCCCAAAGACCAGGAAGAATGTTGGAGAACGAATTAACCTGACATACCGGCAGATTATTGAGCCAACCTGACAACCAAAGCTCCTGTCAGTCGCTGATTGAAATCGCACATGGCGAAGAAACGAAAGGCATCACCCCCGCCTGCAAGCTCATTCCATTGTCCGGGGAGAAACAACATCAGGAACTCGCGAATGGTATTGGAGAAGTTGGTCTCCGGAATCATCCTGCGTTGCTCAATGACAAGGTCTCTGATGCAGAACCGATAGGCGGTCTGTAAATTGGCAGGTGTCGACCCCGAATTCATCAAGCGGATGGGATCTGGTTCGCCCCCTGCAGTTGCAGTGTTTCGCAAAACCAAAAGCCGGTATTTTGTTGAAAGAGTTCAGAATTGTGGAAATAGATCATGCCTAAAGTTGTCTTGTTCATCGCCACGAGCCTCGATGGCTACATCGCCAGATCTGATGGAACCGTGGACTGGCTGTTTCACGATGCTGACTATGGTTATACCGAGTTCATGGGGGCGTTGGATGCCGTGGTGATGGGACGGACGACGTGGGAACAAGCGAAGACTTTCGAGGAAGTTCCGTTTGTCCGAAAACAGGTGTTTGTCTTTTCGCGGACGCTTCCAGCTTCGAGCGACAAACGTGTTCACCATGTTCATGGGGAAGTCGGGAGCGTCGTGGCTGCGATACGGCAGAATCTTCAACAAGACATTTGGCTGGTTGGCGGAGGCGATCTGATTCGCCAGTTTATCTCGCGTCGCTTGATTGATGAATTCCGTCTGTTCGTGCATCCGATCATCCTGGGAGAGGGCATCCCACTGTTTCTTTGTCACTCTGAACGAACGAATCTCAAGTTTGAGGGAATCCAGTCCTTTCCCAGCGGGTTGGTCGAACTTCGGTATCGGCTGGGGCAGGGCGGATCAACGGCATGAGTGGGGGTCCTGACGCGAACGAGCGATCAATGACGACATCGCCTCTGCCTGGTGGCGACGCCAGGCACTGGTCAGGCAGATGGCAAAGTGCAGGCTTCTTCGATTTCGCGGACGGTCTCCCGTACAATCACACAAGATCAGGCTGTTCCTGCCTCACACCCAATATGAAAGCGACACAAGAATGCGTCACGGTTCCAATCTCAACCCGCCGAATCGATTTGAGTCGATTCATCGGGAAGCAGACCTGGAGCATTTTGAATGGGACCAGGAATATTTGCGTGAACTTTCCCATCGCAGGGTTGAGTACATCGACGATGCGTCCAGGAGCATCATTTCGGAGAATACTTCCCCTGATATTCCCTTCCGATACAGCATTAACCCGTACCGTGGATGTGCCCACGCCTGTTCCTATTGCTATGCTCGTCCGAGCCATGAATACCTGGGGCTCGATGCCGGGCTCGACTTCGAAACGAGGATTGTCGTCAAGCATAACGCTGCTCAGTTGTTCCGTGACTTCTTGTCCAACAGGAAGTGGAAACCCGAACCGATCACTTTTTCGGGAGTTACAGACTGCTACCAACCGGTGGAACGAGAATTACGTATCACACGGCAATGTCTTGAAGTCGCTTTGGAGTGTCGCCAACCGGTGAACATCATCACAAAGAACGCCCTGGTTCTCCGAGATCTGGAGATACTCAAGCAACTCGCAGCCAGGAACCTTGTTCACGTTTTTCTTTCCATCACCAGCCTCAATCCAGAGCTTGCCCGTGACATGGAACCCCGAACAAGTATCCCGGCAGCTCGCCTGCGGGCCGTACGAATGCTGTCAGAGTCGGGGGTGCCTGTCGGCGTGATGACGGCCCCTGTTATCCCCGGACTCAATGATTCTGAAATTCCCGGACTTCTGTCGGCGGCAAAGGAAGCCGGGGCGATCTCTGCCAGTTACATCCTGCTGCGGCTCCCGCTGACCGTGGAACCTGTCTTTATCGAATGGCTGCAACGGGTCCTTCCGGCGAAAGCAGATATGATTCTTGGTCGAATTCGTGAAACACGTGACGGTCAGATGAACAGCGCTGCATTTGGTGAAAGAATGCGCGGTACCGGAATCATTGCCGAGCAAATCAGAAACATGTTTCATCTTTTTCGACAACGGAACTTGCTTGAAGCTCGACTGCCACCATTGAATTGCGATTTGTTCAGACCTCCTGCAGACAGATCCGGGCAGCTGAGATTGTTCTGATTCGACATTCTGAGACCTTGTGTGAATCTTCAAACCTCGTCTTCTTCAGAACAGTGCACAGGAATCCATCGTGTCAAAAAGTTCTACACCTGTTTCTGATCGTCGAATATCTCTGTCGCCTGTTGTCCTCCTGATGGTCGTCTGCACTGCATTACCCCTGCGGGGTTATGCCGACGAACAACTTCTTCAGTCGTTAATGCAGCAGTCGCCCGAAGTTCTTGCGGCGAAGGTGCATTTGCGAGGTGATCCAAAGCGCGGCGCTGTGGTGTTCTTTAAATCCGCAGCGGGGTGTGTTCGTTGCCACGGCGTTGGAAGGAACTCTTCGCCTTTGGGCCCGGACTTTGCAACGTTGTCTGCGAATGTCAAAGATGGAATGATTGACGGTCGCCCGGTGACGGAGCATATCGTGGATTCCGTTTTGCGACCGTCGCACTCGATTCGCAAAGGTTTTGAAACTGTCACTGTGCTGACACTGGATGGCCAAACTCAAAGTGGCGTGGTTGCTCGCCAGGCTGACGGCGAAATTGTTTTGCGTGACGCTGCTGATCTCCAGAAGGAAATCACCATCGCACGGTCAAACATTGACGAGATGACAGTTTCCAGAACATCCATGATGCCGGAGGGACTTGCCGGTGCTTTGTTTGACGAAGGCGAATTTTACTGTCTTGTGAAATATCTGTCGGAAGTCATAGAGGGTGGTATTGATCGACAACGTCTGCTGCAGCCATCCGACGATGAATTGATCGTGAAGGACGACTCCGTTGGGCTTAATCATGCAGGTATTCTTCTATCGCTCGGAAGTCGCGATCTTCAGCGTGGGCGCGAGATCTTCCAGGGGCACTGCAGAAATTGTCATGGCACCGCCGGCGACACACCCACCCTTCCTTCTGCCCGAGCCTTTGGGAAACAGCCGCTGAAGTTCGGAGCAGATCCCTACCAGATGTTGCTGACTTTGACTCGGGGCAATGGTTTGATGTCGCCGATGCAGCATCTCTCACCGCGAGAACGGTATCAGGTGATTCACTTCATTCGTGAAGAATTAATGAAGCCGGCGAATCCCTCTTATGTGGCGATCGACGAGGAATACCTGCAGAGTCTTCCGAAAGGAACAGGCACAGGCGATGAACAGCAGACCGGTGAACGTGACTTTGGTCCTGTCCTTGGTTCTCAGCTCGGAAACGCCGTGAACAACGCTCTGACTTATCGTCTTCCTGATGACATTACTGTCAGCTACGACCTGCACCGGATGCAGATTGCTGATGCCTGGGCGGGCGGTTTTCTGAATCTCTCAGAGACTCAGCACTACCGCCAGCGGGGTGAGAGAATGCCTCGTGTTGATGGAGATCGGATTCCGGGATTGAATACCTGGCAGTGGGCGTTCAGGGGTTCGTTTGATATCCCTGCCGATGCCAAACCACCGCGGGGCCCCGTGAACCCGGAACGCATGCAGTATTTTGGTCATTACCTCCATGGTGACCGTGCCGTGATGAGCTATGCGATTCAGGGGCGGCGCATTCTTGAAACAGTGCAGGCGTCGTCAGATGAGCCAAACGTAAATGAACGCATCTTTTCCGGTTCAGTGGTGACACTTCGTCATACGCTCCGTATCGAACCCGGGACAGAGCCGCTAATGCTGACGGTCGCAGAGTTGCCGAATAGTCTGGATGGATCTGCCGTTGTCGTTCCGACAGATTTGGTTTCAGAATCACGGATTGGGCAATCCCTCGTTGGCCATCCCGAACCATCTCGAGTTGGGACGCCGGTTCCTGTTTCTGATCGGACGGCCATGCTGACCGCGCCCCCGGACAGGAGCAGTCGCGGACCACGTATGTCGAATGAAGCCATGCATGTTGTGCGAGCAGAAGAGGCTCGCAAACTGGATCTGGGCACTACCGATCGCACCGTGATTGTCCGCTTTCGAACTGAGAATGACGGAACTTTGGTTGCCTCGACTCCGGATCGAGGCGAATGGAAGCCGGATGGGAAAACCTTGTTTGTGCGAGGCGGCCGTCTAGTGTTCGACATTGGCTGGGTGGGCGCCCTGGTTGGCAGGATTCCGGTCAGTGACGGGAAATGGCACACCGCCGCGCTGGTCGTGACAGCTGATGAAACCCGGCTTTATGTGGATGGGAAGCTTGATGGGGTTCGGAAGGGTTTTCGTCGAGATCCCGTGGCGGGGCATGTGCTGAAAATTGGGGCCACCGCTACCAATTTTGGAGGCGATTTCTCAGGCGAACTGGAATGGGTGACCGTGATTGATTCGGCGATGAGCGACGAAGCTCTGGCCTCTCAGGGCAATGTCGCCGAACGGCCACCGCGAAAGGCATTATTTGTCTGGGTTCCACCACACAACCATCCAGCACAGTCAGGTTCCGGGACCACAGCGGGCACTCCGCGGGTTGTCAACGCGGCTCAGGTGGCGGGCGATGTTGAAGGACTTCAATGGATTTCGAGCTTTGAGGATCGCATCGTCCTGGGCATTCCTGCCAGCGACAAAGTGCAACTGATTCAGATCAGTCGAGCATCGTTTGAGACGACGGAACAGAACATTGAGGCCTGGAGAGGCGGGGAGATTTCGTTGCCGCTGTGGTCGGCGAAAGAGGAACCCCAGGGCTCCGTCGAAGATCTGGGGCAACTCCTGCAGGGTGGTCCCACGCGCTGGCCGCAGTTGCTGACGGTCAGGGGACAGTTGGGCGAATCCATCAACGGCTACGCGCTGGATTCGATCCCTGTCCCATTTGAGAATCCCTGGAATTCCTGGCTCCGAACCAGCGCTCTGGATTTCTTTTCTGATGGGCGTGCCGTCGTAACGACTCACGGCGGTGATGTGTTCATCATTTCGGGGATCGATGCCTCTCTGCGGCAGGTCCGGTGGAAACGCTTTGCTGCCGGCCTTTTTGAACCGTTTGGAGTGCGCGTTGTCAATGACACGATTTACGTGACCTGCCGTGACGGGCTCAAGCGGCTGCACGATTTTGATGACAATGGCGAAGCGGATTTTGTGGAAGCATTCTGGAATGACGATGACGTTTCATGCCAGTTCCATGCATACAACTTTGATCTGCAGACAGATTCGCGGGGAAATTTCTGGTTTGCGAAGGCAGGGCAATACACGAATCACCATCGCCCGGGCAGCATCATGAAGATTCCACCGCAGGGAGGTACCGCAGAAGTTGTGGCCTGGGGACTTCGCACACCCAATGGCATGGGAAAACTGTCCGACGATCGTTTCACTGTGTCTGATAATCAGGGGCCGTGGATGCCGGCAGGGAAGATCTCTTTGATCAAAGATCGTGGATTCTACGGCAATATGCCAATTAACGACGAACAGGAGCAGTGGCTCAAGGCTCAGCATGGCGGGAGTTTGCCCGATGCCTTCGATGAACCGATGATCTGGCTTCCGCAGGATGTCGACAATTCCTGTGGCGGGCAGATCTGGGTGGACGACGGACGTTTTGGCCCCCTTGCAAATCGGCTTATTCATTCATCATACGGGAAGGGGTGGCTGTATTACCTGGCCTTGCAGGACGTCGACGGAATGACTCAGGCGAGCGTCGTCCCGCTTCCGCATCAGTGGGATGCCGGCGTGATGCGTTTGCGAGTTCATCCCGCCGATGGACAACTCTACGGTGTTGGTCTTTCAGGCTGGCAGGGGCCTCGTGATGGTAAGGATGGGTGTTTTCAGCGTCTTCGCTATACGGCAGATCCAGTCCTGATGGTTGAACAGACCGAGGTGACAAAGAACGGACTTCGTATCACGTTCAGTTTTGATCTGGACGAACAGTCGCTGAAGAATGCCGATTCATGGCAGGCTGAGATGTGGAACTATCTGTGGTCAAAGCGCTACGGAAGCGATCAATTTTCGGTGCGTCGACCGGAAGAACGACATCATGATCAAGTTGAAGTGACGGATGCCAGGGTTCTGGATTCTCGAACGGTCGAAATAACCATGCCCGGCCTGCAGGTCTGTGATCAAATGCAGCTGAAGATGAACCTGAAATCGGCTGGCGGACGTCGCTATGCCGAAACGATCTGGATGACCATTCATGCGATTCCTGATGCGGACTGACGGCCTTCTGACGCGCTGCCTGAATGTCGCCTCCAGGAATCAGAGATCGCATGACGTCGTCTGTCCATTTCCATCAGAATTCCTCCTGTCTTTCCACTATTGCCGCCGCGACCCGTCGAAGAGCTTCCAGGAACAGAGCGTCTGAAAAAGCTCTTGATTACTCCAATGGATTGAGCTGACAACATCTGGATTTACAGCGGCTTTGTTAAGTCATTCCGGTACGGTGAGTCCCGCTGCGGGATGAGGAAACCCGGGTGGTGGCAAATATTTATAGCCGAGGTGGCGGAATCCATTGAGGCTCGCCATACTTCGCGCGAAACAAATCTGTTGTGCATTTTTTTCAATCCACGGGGCCACTGATTGTCCTGTTTCCATGTTGCGTCGGAGCTGTTCCGGATGCCGCTCAAAGATGTTCGGCTGTCGATAATTGAAGAGCGAATTCCTCGAAGGATCTCTGATTTCCTGCGTGAAGCGGATGAACGCATCGAAGAGTTCATTTCTGAACGCAGGGTTCGGATCAGCGGCTTTGTCCCCAGCGATTTCGTAGCCGTGTACCACGCCCTGAATACGATGGTCGATAGCGATCTGGCAAACGGTGATATGTTTTGCGAATGGGGCAGCGGCTTCGGGATTGTGACGTTGCTGGCCGCACATTTCGGATTTGAGTCGTGGGGGCTGGAGATTGAGGCGAGCCTGGTCGATGCGGCCATGGAAATGTCGAAAGACTTTGATTTGCCTGCAGAGTTCATCCATGGGAGTTTCGTCCCTGAGGGCGCGCAATCAATGGTCGAAGGCGCAAATCAGAGTGACGTGATGTGGTTGTACACGGACGCTGATGATGCTTATGCAGAAATGGGCTTGACCATTCGAGACTTCGACGTTGTTTACGCATTTCCATGGCCAGGAGAAGAGGATCTGATCGCAGATCTGTTCGAAGCCTATGCTTCTGCCGGTGCGTTGTTATTAACCTACGGACATCTGGATGGAGTCCGTGTTCGGCGGAAGGTTGCTGTTTAGCTGTCCGTTGAAAAACCGGGACAGGCACGCCAGAAGAATGGAAACGTCGTGTATTCAGCTCTCCTGCTCGAGCCAGTCCCGATTTTCAACAGGCTGTTTAGCCTTGTGCCCGATTTCTTCCGCAAGATGAAATTCACCGAAATCCGGCAAGATTTCCAACTGCCCGTTTCGACCCCGAATTCGCATTGTCTGCCAGCGATTGCACAGACAACATAGACGACGCTGATTCCCTCTCCCGTCGCGTGGGTGTTTCTGCGATTTCTGAATCGCCGCATCAGTCATTCAGGACTGATGATTTCGCACGCATGCAGTATTCTCTTCAAGAAAGGGTGTGCCATGGATTTGTCTCCCGTTTCTGCGCTCCAGATCATGACCCGCAATCTGGCAACAACCACCCCCAATGTTCACGTGCTGAATGCCGTGGACAAGCTGATCGCTCAACGTGTTTCCGGTTTGCCTGTTGTGACCGAGACTCATGTTCTGATAGGACGTTTCACGGAACAATCTGCAATTGCCGCTCTGGATTTAGCGGGACTCAGCGACAAACCGTCTTCTTTGAATAGTCGAAGTTGCCTGAACCTGTTGATTGCTGCGGACGTCATGAAACCCCCGTCTCTGGTACTCCACAGCCATTCCGACGTGATGTCGTGTACCGACCAGTTGATACGCAAGGGAGTATCGGGCGCTCCGGTACTGGCTTCTGATGGTACTGTACTGGGCGTCTTCTCCGAAAAATCCGCAATGCAGGTGTTTATTCGACTGTGCTGGGAACAATCGCCATGCGCAGCGGTGACTGCATGGATGGATGACGAGCCCGGACGAATGATCAATGAGCAAACGACATTGCCCGAGATTCTCGAACGTTTTCATCAGACCTCTTTTCGGCGTCTGCTTGTGACTCGCCAGGGACGTTTGATAGGCGAAATTACGAGGCGAGATGCGCTGTCTGCCGCAGTCACGGCCATCAGAACTCCGCTAGTCGAATCACAGGACAGGGCGGACATGAATGGCCTTGCATACAAGGCAACCGTATCCTTCTGGATGCAGCATGAAGTTCCGGTTGTTTCGCCAGCGTTGAACGTCTTGTCCATCGCGCAGAACTTTATCGAATCGTCAGTCCGGCAATTGCCGGTTGTGGACGATGGATCCCTGCTGGGACAAATCAGTCGAAGCGATCTGCTGAGGGCCGTGCAGAGATTCTTTCCTGTTCCACAGCCTGCTGCTGCTCGCCCACAACCGCTTTACCTGAGCGCTGTGGCTCCGGGAAGAGAATTCGTTACCACGTGAGGTTCCGTTAATCAACTGTGATCAGTGTTCAGGAATGTGGCTCGGGCCGTCCATTGAATCTTGAAACGCTTCGATGTTTCGTCGAAGCGTTTTTTTGCGTACCCTGTTTCGCGCTCAGATCGTGTTCTTGTTAGGGCTGTTATATGTTCGTGCGTTGCCTGATTGTCTTGCTTTACTGCCTGGGGGAGTCTGTGTGCCCTGGCGAAGATCATCAAATTGATGTTACCGAGGTATCTGCTGATGTTCTGATTGTTGGCGGAACCGAATCTGGATGTGCGGCGGCGGTGCAGGCAGCCAGAATGGGAGTAAAGTCTATTGTACTGGTCAATGATACGTCCTGGCTTGGCGGACAGTTTTCGTCGGAGGCCCTGGTTGCAATCGACGAGAACCGGGGACCGGCCGGCTACGATCACACGGTTCCCTTTCCGCGGAACGGTTCGTTTCTGGAGATCATTGACCTCATCGAGCAGCTGAATAACCGCAAGTACGGAGCATCTCGCCCGGGGAATACAC
This genomic interval from Planctomycetaceae bacterium contains the following:
- a CDS encoding alpha-ketoglutarate-dependent dioxygenase AlkB translates to MIRCKSFWYISGADVFGVISGMVFGDCSTDMVAQVQTIELRDGGVLLYDEMFLPAELADRYFVTVRGECLWEQKPGIFGHMQPRLIASFGDEGVTYRYSGTTNIALPWTRTLLEIKEKIEAIHGQYNYCLLNRYRSGQDSMGMHADNEPEMGNVIGSVSLGATRKFRIKHNKSKETMTFSLAHGSLLIMAGTMQQFWKHEIPKTRKNVGERINLTYRQIIEPT
- a CDS encoding dihydrofolate reductase family protein — protein: MPKVVLFIATSLDGYIARSDGTVDWLFHDADYGYTEFMGALDAVVMGRTTWEQAKTFEEVPFVRKQVFVFSRTLPASSDKRVHHVHGEVGSVVAAIRQNLQQDIWLVGGGDLIRQFISRRLIDEFRLFVHPIILGEGIPLFLCHSERTNLKFEGIQSFPSGLVELRYRLGQGGSTA
- a CDS encoding PA0069 family radical SAM protein, with the translated sequence MRHGSNLNPPNRFESIHREADLEHFEWDQEYLRELSHRRVEYIDDASRSIISENTSPDIPFRYSINPYRGCAHACSYCYARPSHEYLGLDAGLDFETRIVVKHNAAQLFRDFLSNRKWKPEPITFSGVTDCYQPVERELRITRQCLEVALECRQPVNIITKNALVLRDLEILKQLAARNLVHVFLSITSLNPELARDMEPRTSIPAARLRAVRMLSESGVPVGVMTAPVIPGLNDSEIPGLLSAAKEAGAISASYILLRLPLTVEPVFIEWLQRVLPAKADMILGRIRETRDGQMNSAAFGERMRGTGIIAEQIRNMFHLFRQRNLLEARLPPLNCDLFRPPADRSGQLRLF
- a CDS encoding DUF6797 domain-containing protein; its protein translation is MSKSSTPVSDRRISLSPVVLLMVVCTALPLRGYADEQLLQSLMQQSPEVLAAKVHLRGDPKRGAVVFFKSAAGCVRCHGVGRNSSPLGPDFATLSANVKDGMIDGRPVTEHIVDSVLRPSHSIRKGFETVTVLTLDGQTQSGVVARQADGEIVLRDAADLQKEITIARSNIDEMTVSRTSMMPEGLAGALFDEGEFYCLVKYLSEVIEGGIDRQRLLQPSDDELIVKDDSVGLNHAGILLSLGSRDLQRGREIFQGHCRNCHGTAGDTPTLPSARAFGKQPLKFGADPYQMLLTLTRGNGLMSPMQHLSPRERYQVIHFIREELMKPANPSYVAIDEEYLQSLPKGTGTGDEQQTGERDFGPVLGSQLGNAVNNALTYRLPDDITVSYDLHRMQIADAWAGGFLNLSETQHYRQRGERMPRVDGDRIPGLNTWQWAFRGSFDIPADAKPPRGPVNPERMQYFGHYLHGDRAVMSYAIQGRRILETVQASSDEPNVNERIFSGSVVTLRHTLRIEPGTEPLMLTVAELPNSLDGSAVVVPTDLVSESRIGQSLVGHPEPSRVGTPVPVSDRTAMLTAPPDRSSRGPRMSNEAMHVVRAEEARKLDLGTTDRTVIVRFRTENDGTLVASTPDRGEWKPDGKTLFVRGGRLVFDIGWVGALVGRIPVSDGKWHTAALVVTADETRLYVDGKLDGVRKGFRRDPVAGHVLKIGATATNFGGDFSGELEWVTVIDSAMSDEALASQGNVAERPPRKALFVWVPPHNHPAQSGSGTTAGTPRVVNAAQVAGDVEGLQWISSFEDRIVLGIPASDKVQLIQISRASFETTEQNIEAWRGGEISLPLWSAKEEPQGSVEDLGQLLQGGPTRWPQLLTVRGQLGESINGYALDSIPVPFENPWNSWLRTSALDFFSDGRAVVTTHGGDVFIISGIDASLRQVRWKRFAAGLFEPFGVRVVNDTIYVTCRDGLKRLHDFDDNGEADFVEAFWNDDDVSCQFHAYNFDLQTDSRGNFWFAKAGQYTNHHRPGSIMKIPPQGGTAEVVAWGLRTPNGMGKLSDDRFTVSDNQGPWMPAGKISLIKDRGFYGNMPINDEQEQWLKAQHGGSLPDAFDEPMIWLPQDVDNSCGGQIWVDDGRFGPLANRLIHSSYGKGWLYYLALQDVDGMTQASVVPLPHQWDAGVMRLRVHPADGQLYGVGLSGWQGPRDGKDGCFQRLRYTADPVLMVEQTEVTKNGLRITFSFDLDEQSLKNADSWQAEMWNYLWSKRYGSDQFSVRRPEERHHDQVEVTDARVLDSRTVEITMPGLQVCDQMQLKMNLKSAGGRRYAETIWMTIHAIPDAD
- a CDS encoding CBS domain-containing protein, which produces MDLSPVSALQIMTRNLATTTPNVHVLNAVDKLIAQRVSGLPVVTETHVLIGRFTEQSAIAALDLAGLSDKPSSLNSRSCLNLLIAADVMKPPSLVLHSHSDVMSCTDQLIRKGVSGAPVLASDGTVLGVFSEKSAMQVFIRLCWEQSPCAAVTAWMDDEPGRMINEQTTLPEILERFHQTSFRRLLVTRQGRLIGEITRRDALSAAVTAIRTPLVESQDRADMNGLAYKATVSFWMQHEVPVVSPALNVLSIAQNFIESSVRQLPVVDDGSLLGQISRSDLLRAVQRFFPVPQPAAARPQPLYLSAVAPGREFVTT